One genomic window of Myxococcota bacterium includes the following:
- a CDS encoding DUF4147 domain-containing protein: MTPSRGARDALESWFAAALRAVDPAACLAEHVRLDADDAVVLGGRRVEPGGRLFLLALGKAGGSLARGAIDRLGGSIAQGFVLVPDGCAQPLQRCRVFEASHPVPDARGVFATEQLLAWLATIEPSDTLLVLLSGGASSLLCAPAIGLALTDLQAATEMLLRGGASIDELNAVRKHLARATGGRAAAATRAGRVDVFALSDVPGDRLDVLASGPFAPDPRTFAEALDIWDRHASETASQGSAARDLLRAGVDGGHAETPKPGDPCFANVTHTLLANNATAVEAAVAAAEADGFDTRVLPHGLVGEAHEAGRQLASELRAGPGDGPQLVVAGGETTVRVRGTGRGGRSQELALAAALVFDGDAAWSLLAAGTDGIDGPTDAAGAYVDGATVERGRRLGVDAAEALQNNDSYGFFAAEGGLLRTGPTGTNVMDLVLARRDSAR, translated from the coding sequence GTGACCCCGTCGCGCGGCGCGCGCGACGCGTTGGAGTCCTGGTTCGCGGCGGCGCTCCGCGCGGTGGATCCTGCCGCCTGCCTCGCTGAACACGTGCGTCTGGACGCCGACGACGCGGTGGTCCTGGGAGGGCGTCGGGTCGAGCCCGGCGGGCGCTTGTTCCTCCTGGCGCTCGGCAAAGCCGGGGGATCGCTCGCGCGCGGCGCAATCGATCGTCTGGGCGGCAGCATCGCCCAGGGCTTCGTGCTGGTTCCCGACGGGTGCGCCCAGCCGCTCCAGAGATGCCGCGTGTTCGAGGCCTCCCATCCGGTCCCCGACGCGCGCGGCGTGTTCGCGACCGAGCAGCTCCTCGCATGGCTGGCGACGATCGAGCCGTCGGACACGCTGCTCGTGCTGCTGTCGGGCGGCGCTTCGTCGCTGCTTTGCGCGCCGGCAATCGGGCTCGCTCTGACCGACCTGCAGGCCGCGACGGAGATGCTCCTGCGCGGGGGCGCGTCGATCGACGAGCTCAACGCGGTTCGCAAACATCTGGCCCGGGCGACGGGAGGGCGCGCCGCGGCCGCGACACGCGCGGGTCGCGTCGACGTGTTCGCACTCTCCGACGTGCCGGGAGATCGCCTCGACGTGTTGGCGTCCGGGCCGTTCGCGCCCGACCCGAGGACCTTCGCCGAGGCCCTCGACATCTGGGATCGTCACGCGAGCGAGACGGCGTCGCAGGGAAGCGCTGCCCGCGACTTATTGCGGGCTGGTGTCGACGGCGGGCATGCCGAGACCCCGAAACCGGGCGACCCGTGCTTTGCCAACGTGACCCACACGCTGCTGGCGAACAACGCCACGGCGGTGGAAGCCGCTGTGGCGGCCGCCGAGGCCGACGGATTCGACACACGCGTCCTCCCGCACGGGTTGGTGGGCGAGGCCCACGAGGCCGGCCGGCAGCTTGCCTCCGAACTCCGCGCAGGGCCCGGGGACGGCCCCCAACTGGTCGTGGCAGGCGGCGAAACGACGGTGCGGGTGCGCGGAACGGGTCGCGGCGGCCGCAGTCAGGAGCTGGCGCTCGCCGCGGCGCTCGTTTTCGACGGCGACGCGGCGTGGTCCCTGCTGGCTGCGGGTACCGACGGCATCGACGGGCCCACCGACGCGGCCGGTGCGTACGTGGACGGCGCCACCGTGGAGCGCGGGAGACGGCTCGGTGTCGACGCTGCCGAGGCCTTGCAAAACAACGACAGCTACGGCTTCTTCGCGGCGGAAGGGGGACTGCTGCGTACGGGCCCGACGGGCACGAACGTCATGGATCTCGTGCTCGCGCGACGGGATTCCGCCCGCTAG
- a CDS encoding OmpA family protein, whose protein sequence is MTASTHGEVVDERDALRGQVESLTRSNAAMGQERVKLLEEMEDLRETREGLSRDVAELQRTRDRLSTDLREREEQVEELSKLSGNYEALVKDLESEVAAGQIQIEQLTEGLRLNLSQEILFRSGAVKLEPYGIEVLRKVSAQLVKFPQQVEVQGHTDDVPLSSGLARRWGTNWELAAARATQVVRLFEGEGVDPSRLRAVSYGPHAPVAENDSAEGRAQNRRIEIRLIPVKGDGAASTGSDEAASAS, encoded by the coding sequence GTGACCGCTTCGACGCACGGAGAAGTGGTCGACGAGCGCGATGCGCTGCGCGGCCAGGTCGAGAGCCTGACGCGCTCGAACGCTGCGATGGGGCAGGAGCGGGTCAAGCTCCTCGAGGAGATGGAGGACCTGCGCGAGACCCGGGAAGGGCTGTCGCGCGATGTCGCCGAACTCCAACGCACGCGCGATCGGCTCTCGACCGACCTGCGCGAGCGGGAGGAGCAGGTCGAGGAGCTGTCGAAGCTCTCCGGGAACTACGAAGCGCTCGTGAAGGACCTCGAATCCGAAGTCGCCGCCGGCCAGATCCAGATCGAGCAGCTCACCGAGGGGCTCCGGCTCAATCTCTCGCAGGAGATCCTGTTCCGGTCGGGCGCCGTGAAGCTCGAGCCCTACGGCATCGAAGTGCTGCGCAAGGTCTCCGCCCAGCTCGTCAAGTTTCCGCAACAGGTAGAAGTCCAGGGTCACACCGACGACGTTCCGCTGTCTTCGGGACTCGCGCGTCGGTGGGGCACGAACTGGGAACTCGCGGCCGCGCGGGCCACTCAGGTGGTGCGCCTCTTCGAAGGCGAGGGCGTCGATCCGAGTCGGCTGCGCGCGGTGTCCTACGGACCCCATGCGCCGGTGGCGGAGAACGATTCGGCCGAGGGCCGCGCGCAGAATCGCCGGATCGAGATTCGCCTGATCCCGGTCAAGGGCGACGGTGCGGCGTCGACGGGGAGCGACGAGGCCGCGTCGGCTTCGTGA
- the lon gene encoding endopeptidase La, which translates to MSEEREEIQPNLGGAGGTEISVGTGDDGEELTMPSLPDALPVLPLKNTVLFPNLLSPLLVNTDRSRKLIDEVLRSPDRLLVCTAVRRPVDASPGPDDVYRVGTVMRIAKMLKFPDDSYRLLVQGVTRAQIESFVSQDPFLVGRVSRLEDTGESESVEITALSRNLAQQFVSLVSASSRLSDELQVLAQGVDDPSKLADLVGSHLDFDVAAKQGVLEELDVRLRLERVLDEVSREHDAMKVESEIREKVQTEVGRTQRDYMLRQQLETIRQELGEAEDSDTEVERLRERIEAAGMPEEALQQATRELDRLAQMPAAAAEHGVIRTYLEWMADLPWEKQSEDRLDPDEARRILDEDHYGLDKIKDRIVEYIAVLSLKKDLKGPILCFVGPPGTGKTSLGRSIARALGREFQRISLGGVRDEAEIRGHRRTYVGALPGRIVQNLKRAGTRNPVFVLDEVDKVGADFRGDPSSALLEVLDPEQNGTFSDHYLEVPFDLSQVLFIATANQMEPVPPALRDRMEVIELPGYTAEEKLEIARRFLLPRQLEQNGVADRGVEISEDTLKVVIASYTREAGVRNLEREIGAIARKLARRVAESGADTNLRVAPEDLAELLGPVKFEPEVAERTGHPGVAVGLAWTPAGGDILFVESTKMPGKGDLKLTGSLGDVMRESAEAARSWLRGRADDFGLDRADFGEADLHLHVPAGGVPKDGPSAGIAMVTSLASLMTGRLGRPDIAMTGEITLRGRVLPVGGIKEKVLAAKRAGIERVVLPARNRKDVEEIESGLLDGLELAYVGTIDEALEHTLQAAN; encoded by the coding sequence ATGAGCGAAGAGCGCGAAGAGATTCAGCCCAATCTGGGCGGAGCTGGAGGCACCGAGATCTCGGTGGGGACCGGGGACGACGGTGAAGAGCTCACCATGCCGTCGTTGCCCGATGCGTTGCCCGTGCTTCCGCTCAAGAACACGGTGCTCTTCCCGAACCTGTTATCGCCCCTGTTGGTCAACACCGATCGCTCGCGCAAGCTCATCGACGAAGTGCTGCGCAGCCCGGACCGCTTGCTCGTGTGTACCGCGGTGCGGCGTCCCGTCGACGCCAGTCCGGGGCCGGATGACGTCTATCGCGTCGGTACGGTCATGCGCATCGCGAAGATGCTCAAGTTCCCCGACGACTCGTATCGTCTGCTCGTCCAGGGCGTGACCCGCGCCCAGATCGAGAGCTTCGTGTCCCAGGATCCGTTCCTCGTGGGTCGCGTGTCGCGACTCGAGGACACGGGCGAGAGCGAGTCCGTCGAGATCACCGCGCTCTCCCGCAACCTCGCCCAGCAGTTCGTGTCACTCGTCTCGGCGAGTTCGCGGCTCTCCGACGAGCTCCAGGTGCTGGCCCAGGGCGTGGACGATCCCTCGAAGCTCGCGGACCTGGTGGGCTCGCACCTCGACTTCGACGTCGCCGCGAAGCAGGGCGTCCTCGAGGAGCTCGACGTGCGGCTTCGGCTGGAGCGCGTGCTCGACGAGGTGTCGCGCGAGCACGACGCGATGAAGGTCGAGAGCGAGATTCGCGAGAAAGTGCAGACCGAGGTCGGTCGCACACAGCGCGACTACATGCTGCGACAGCAGCTCGAGACGATTCGCCAGGAGCTCGGTGAGGCCGAGGACTCGGACACCGAGGTCGAGCGGCTGCGGGAGCGGATCGAGGCGGCCGGGATGCCCGAAGAGGCGCTGCAGCAGGCGACCCGCGAGCTGGACCGGCTGGCCCAGATGCCCGCTGCGGCGGCCGAACACGGCGTGATCCGCACCTACCTCGAGTGGATGGCCGATCTCCCGTGGGAGAAGCAGTCCGAGGACCGTCTCGACCCGGACGAGGCGCGGCGGATCCTCGACGAGGACCACTACGGGCTCGACAAGATCAAGGACCGCATCGTCGAGTACATCGCGGTGCTGTCGCTGAAGAAGGACCTCAAGGGTCCGATCCTCTGCTTCGTCGGCCCGCCGGGCACGGGGAAGACGTCGCTGGGGCGCTCGATCGCGCGCGCCCTCGGTCGCGAGTTCCAGCGCATCTCGCTCGGTGGTGTCCGCGACGAGGCGGAGATCCGCGGACACCGGCGGACCTACGTCGGTGCGCTTCCCGGTCGGATCGTTCAGAACCTGAAGCGTGCGGGCACGCGCAATCCCGTGTTCGTCCTCGACGAGGTGGACAAGGTGGGCGCGGACTTCCGCGGCGACCCGTCCTCGGCCCTGCTCGAGGTGCTCGACCCCGAGCAGAACGGGACCTTCAGCGATCACTATCTCGAGGTGCCCTTCGATCTCTCCCAGGTGCTCTTCATCGCCACCGCGAACCAGATGGAGCCGGTTCCGCCGGCGCTGCGCGACCGCATGGAGGTGATCGAGCTGCCCGGATACACCGCGGAGGAGAAGCTCGAGATCGCCCGGCGCTTCCTGCTGCCGCGCCAGCTCGAGCAGAACGGCGTGGCGGATCGTGGGGTCGAGATTTCCGAAGACACGCTCAAAGTGGTGATCGCGAGCTACACGCGTGAGGCCGGGGTGCGCAACCTGGAGCGGGAGATCGGAGCGATCGCCCGCAAGCTCGCGCGGCGGGTGGCCGAGAGCGGCGCCGACACCAACCTGCGTGTGGCTCCCGAAGATCTCGCGGAGCTGCTGGGCCCGGTGAAGTTCGAACCCGAGGTGGCGGAGCGGACCGGCCATCCCGGCGTGGCGGTCGGCCTGGCCTGGACGCCCGCCGGCGGCGACATCCTGTTCGTCGAGTCCACGAAGATGCCGGGCAAGGGAGACCTCAAGCTCACCGGCTCGCTCGGTGACGTGATGCGCGAGTCGGCCGAAGCCGCGCGTTCCTGGTTGCGCGGTCGTGCAGACGATTTCGGGCTGGACCGCGCAGACTTCGGCGAAGCCGATCTGCATCTCCACGTGCCGGCGGGGGGAGTTCCGAAGGACGGCCCCTCTGCCGGGATCGCGATGGTGACCTCGCTCGCGTCCCTGATGACGGGGCGCTTGGGTCGACCCGACATCGCCATGACCGGAGAGATCACGCTGCGAGGTCGCGTGCTGCCGGTGGGCGGAATCAAGGAGAAGGTGCTGGCCGCGAAACGGGCCGGCATCGAACGGGTGGTGCTTCCCGCGCGTAACCGCAAAGATGTGGAAGAGATCGAGTCGGGCCTGCTGGATGGCCTCGAACTCGCCTACGTGGGGACCATCGATGAGGCGCTCGAACACACCCTCCAAGCGGCGAACTGA
- a CDS encoding Hsp20/alpha crystallin family protein: MRDPKRAETATPHYGDFTDRLRGDHWQPDVDVYETESAVIVRAEIAGVRRDALRVTMDGDVLRIQGQRDAAGSEASRLHQMEIATGPFERRVRLPVAVDREKVSAHLEDGVLTVTLGRKSERRDVPVMGE, encoded by the coding sequence ATGCGAGACCCGAAGCGCGCCGAGACCGCGACGCCGCACTACGGCGACTTCACGGACCGGCTGCGGGGCGATCACTGGCAACCGGACGTCGACGTCTACGAGACGGAGAGCGCGGTGATCGTGCGTGCAGAGATCGCCGGTGTCCGCCGCGACGCACTCCGGGTCACGATGGACGGAGACGTCCTGCGCATCCAGGGTCAACGCGACGCCGCAGGGTCCGAGGCCAGCCGGCTGCACCAGATGGAGATCGCCACCGGCCCCTTCGAGCGTCGGGTGCGGCTGCCGGTCGCCGTGGACCGTGAGAAGGTCAGCGCGCACCTCGAGGATGGTGTGCTGACGGTCACGCTGGGGCGAAAGTCGGAGCGGCGCGACGTGCCGGTCATGGGAGAATGA
- the dnaK gene encoding molecular chaperone DnaK has protein sequence MADGKVIGIDLGTTNSVVAVMEGGQPTVIPNEEGGRTTPSVVAFSDEGERLVGAIAKRQAVTNPTGTIYSIKRFMGRRLEEVPEEISLVPYEVVQGKEGTAAVRIGDKDYTPPEISAMVLQKLKSAAEAHLGQEVTGAVITVPAYFNDAQRQATKDAGKIAGLEVKRIINEPTAAALAYGLDKKADEKIAVFDFGGGTFDISILEVGENVVEVKATNGDTHLGGDNFDQRLIEYLIAEFKKDQGVDLAADPMAVQRLREAAEKAKIELSSAPSTDINLPYITADQSGPKHLAMKLSRAKFEQLVEDLVERSLAPCRQALTDAGYGPSDVDEVVLVGGTTRIPMVQEKVKELFGKEPNRTVNPDEVVGIGAAVQGGVLAGDVKDVLLLDVTPLSLGIETLGGVMTKLIEKNTTIPTKRSQVFSTAADSQPQVEIHVLQGEREMAVDSRTLGKFILDGIPPAPRGVPQIEVTFDIDANGILSVHAKDQATSKEQSIRIEGSGGLSKDEIDKMVADAEAHAGEDQQRRDSIEKRNNLDSMIYQAEKTLSENAEQIDAEEKAKVESAIEAAKKELESDDPAKLDAAQQQLEQSLHGIAEQLYKAQAAEGGAPGPDAGAAGGPAGGPTGGNADDVVDAEYTEEKDA, from the coding sequence ATGGCAGACGGCAAGGTCATTGGCATCGATCTGGGGACCACCAACTCCGTGGTGGCGGTGATGGAAGGCGGTCAGCCGACCGTCATTCCGAATGAGGAAGGCGGCCGCACCACACCCTCGGTGGTGGCGTTTTCCGACGAGGGCGAGCGCCTGGTCGGGGCCATCGCCAAGCGTCAGGCCGTCACCAACCCGACCGGCACCATCTACTCGATCAAGCGCTTCATGGGGCGGCGGCTCGAGGAGGTCCCGGAAGAGATCAGCCTGGTTCCCTACGAGGTCGTCCAGGGCAAGGAAGGCACCGCGGCCGTTCGCATCGGCGACAAGGACTACACGCCGCCCGAGATCTCGGCGATGGTGCTCCAGAAGCTGAAGTCCGCGGCCGAGGCCCACCTCGGTCAGGAAGTGACCGGCGCGGTGATCACGGTGCCGGCCTACTTCAATGATGCCCAGCGCCAGGCCACGAAGGACGCGGGCAAGATCGCGGGCCTCGAGGTCAAGCGCATCATCAACGAGCCGACGGCCGCCGCGCTCGCCTATGGCCTCGACAAGAAGGCCGACGAGAAGATCGCCGTGTTCGACTTCGGCGGCGGCACCTTCGACATCTCGATCCTCGAGGTTGGCGAGAACGTCGTCGAGGTGAAGGCGACCAACGGCGACACCCACCTCGGTGGAGACAACTTCGACCAGCGGCTGATCGAATACCTGATCGCCGAGTTCAAGAAGGACCAGGGCGTCGACCTGGCGGCGGACCCGATGGCCGTCCAGCGTCTCCGCGAAGCCGCGGAGAAGGCGAAGATCGAGCTCTCGTCCGCGCCCTCGACCGACATCAACCTGCCGTACATCACCGCAGACCAGAGCGGTCCGAAGCACCTGGCGATGAAGCTCAGCCGCGCGAAGTTCGAGCAGCTGGTGGAGGATCTCGTCGAGCGCAGCCTCGCGCCGTGCCGCCAGGCACTGACCGACGCGGGCTACGGCCCCTCGGACGTCGACGAGGTGGTGCTGGTCGGTGGTACGACGCGCATTCCGATGGTGCAGGAGAAGGTCAAGGAGCTCTTCGGCAAGGAGCCGAACCGCACGGTGAACCCGGACGAGGTCGTGGGAATCGGCGCTGCGGTCCAGGGGGGAGTGCTCGCCGGCGACGTGAAGGACGTTCTGCTCCTCGACGTGACGCCGCTGTCGCTCGGGATCGAGACGCTCGGCGGCGTGATGACCAAGCTGATCGAGAAGAACACCACGATCCCCACGAAGCGAAGCCAGGTCTTCTCGACCGCTGCGGATAGCCAGCCCCAGGTGGAGATCCACGTGCTCCAGGGCGAGCGCGAGATGGCCGTCGACAGCCGCACCCTCGGCAAGTTCATCCTCGACGGGATCCCGCCGGCGCCGCGCGGTGTGCCCCAGATCGAGGTGACCTTCGACATCGATGCGAACGGCATCCTCTCGGTCCACGCCAAGGATCAGGCGACGAGCAAGGAACAGTCGATCCGGATCGAGGGCAGCGGCGGTCTCTCGAAGGACGAGATCGACAAGATGGTCGCCGACGCCGAGGCTCACGCGGGCGAGGACCAGCAGCGGCGCGACAGCATCGAGAAGCGGAACAATCTCGACTCGATGATCTACCAGGCGGAGAAAACGCTCAGCGAGAACGCCGAGCAGATCGACGCCGAGGAGAAAGCGAAGGTCGAGTCGGCGATCGAGGCCGCGAAGAAGGAGCTCGAGAGCGACGACCCGGCGAAGCTCGATGCAGCCCAGCAGCAGCTCGAGCAGTCGCTCCACGGGATCGCCGAGCAGCTCTACAAGGCCCAGGCGGCCGAGGGCGGAGCGCCTGGACCCGATGCGGGTGCCGCGGGCGGTCCGGCCGGAGGCCCGACCGGTGGAAACGCCGACGACGTGGTCGACGCCGAGTACACCGAAGAGAAGGACGCCTAA
- a CDS encoding type II secretion system protein N encodes MGSLLSWTANGVLFVLGCFLAAETVNEIIASTLLAPSPEVHVSAPTAAAVGTRNWADRQAILDRNLFNSSTLQASVDVAEAEEELEKSKLPVTLLGTFAASDPGLSRATLRDKEANDTFVVGVGDQIKNKALVTRIERRRVVLSENGLPRELTLEDDGKPKARPVRSARARPPRVRPRQTVTRNQVQQNLRNPASLLSQARILPKFEDGEMVGLQVSGIKSGSLFEELGMQDGDVITEFNGIPIDSPDESVKILQELSEADELNVAGYSKDGTEWNKDLNVDE; translated from the coding sequence ATGGGTTCATTGCTGAGCTGGACGGCGAACGGCGTCTTGTTCGTCCTGGGATGTTTCCTGGCGGCCGAGACCGTGAACGAGATCATCGCCTCGACCCTGCTCGCCCCCTCCCCCGAAGTGCACGTGTCTGCACCGACCGCGGCCGCAGTCGGCACGCGCAACTGGGCCGACCGCCAGGCCATCCTGGACCGCAATCTGTTCAACTCGAGCACGCTCCAAGCCTCGGTCGACGTCGCCGAGGCAGAGGAAGAGCTCGAGAAGTCGAAGCTCCCGGTGACGCTGCTGGGCACGTTCGCCGCGAGTGATCCGGGGCTCTCCCGCGCCACGCTCCGGGACAAGGAAGCCAACGACACCTTCGTGGTGGGCGTCGGCGACCAGATCAAGAACAAGGCCCTCGTCACCCGCATCGAGCGGCGCCGGGTCGTGCTCTCGGAGAACGGCCTGCCCCGCGAGCTCACCCTGGAGGACGACGGCAAGCCGAAGGCGCGGCCCGTGCGCAGCGCCCGAGCGCGTCCCCCGCGTGTCCGCCCGCGACAGACGGTCACCCGCAACCAGGTGCAGCAGAACCTGCGGAACCCGGCAAGCCTGCTCTCCCAGGCCCGCATCCTGCCGAAGTTCGAGGACGGCGAGATGGTGGGCCTCCAGGTGAGCGGCATCAAATCCGGGAGTCTCTTCGAAGAGCTCGGGATGCAGGACGGCGACGTGATCACCGAGTTCAACGGGATCCCGATCGACTCGCCCGACGAGAGCGTGAAGATCCTGCAGGAGCTGTCGGAAGCCGACGAGCTCAACGTGGCGGGCTACAGCAAAGACGGAACCGAGTGGAACAAGGACCTGAACGTCGATGAGTAG
- the gspD gene encoding type II secretion system secretin GspD codes for MSSDRQPSTWGCWGAALCLVLCMAWGGPSAVSAQDYDEQALVTLDFADAELADVIETIARATNRNFIYDDRVRGRVTIVSPDPVPVDQAYAVFESVLQVKGFTTVTTPGGAIKVVPIREAKESSIETVRSSRRPPNRDRFVTRLIPLRYIDANSIVDTLKPLVSKDAAMAAYAPTNTVILTESSSNIRRLIAILESIDVETYKEELAVINVVHADASTLAEQVSEIYGAEVSQGAARTRRAARRRNDNNNPAAQANKPPVRIITDERTNSLLVLAPRAALVEVRRLVAKLDVPVTGGGRIHVYYLNNANAEEMAETLSGLLGGGGGSTTTTTSNGTPGQGAQAIRTAVTGLSDGINVSADPATNSLIIQASLEGFNTLAEVIKKLDVERPQVSVEALIMELTVNDDEDIGFSGLLQAINGDTNLAITTATTAGASGVPVAPIASAVGDGALPLVGRLVRDSRDVDAAGNRGGSGTIIDQIINLSASNGDVNIVSAPHILTSDNEQAEIRVGDNIPIISSRVESAQGQTDGLATSVNVERQDIGVTLRVTPQITEGDSLRMEIFQEITEINSNLAVGNVNDVGVALSNRRIENTVVVRDGETVVIGGLLSDVLDESVTKVPWLGDIPFLGWAFKSTNEEIRKTNLLVFLTPRIVRTPLDLEHDTIRRREEFREHSTGRALTLNDSELDEEAQRIALAREQGVPYEPDYHDQPVRERLAKHSARYPSDRMKEIERAREEKAAGEEAAAASRAFDRYMLQAAILSDPQAAQDLLTDLIDSGHDGTLVSAQFGDSVIYEVHLGPYATLDDANRIGEAVRRSHGLAPAVLIRDEEEANE; via the coding sequence ATGAGTAGTGATCGCCAGCCGAGCACCTGGGGCTGCTGGGGCGCCGCCCTCTGCCTCGTGCTGTGCATGGCATGGGGTGGGCCGAGCGCAGTCTCCGCGCAGGACTACGATGAGCAGGCGCTCGTCACCCTCGACTTTGCGGACGCCGAACTCGCGGACGTCATCGAGACCATCGCGCGCGCCACGAACCGAAACTTCATCTACGACGATCGCGTGCGCGGTCGCGTCACGATCGTGTCTCCCGACCCGGTCCCGGTCGACCAGGCCTACGCGGTCTTCGAGTCCGTGCTGCAGGTGAAGGGCTTCACCACCGTGACCACGCCCGGCGGCGCCATCAAGGTGGTGCCGATCCGCGAGGCGAAGGAGTCGAGCATCGAGACGGTGCGGAGCTCGCGCCGCCCGCCGAACCGCGATCGCTTCGTCACCCGCCTGATCCCGTTGCGCTACATCGACGCCAACTCGATCGTCGACACGCTGAAGCCCCTGGTCTCGAAGGACGCCGCCATGGCGGCGTACGCGCCCACGAACACGGTGATCCTGACCGAGTCCTCGTCGAACATTCGCCGCCTGATCGCGATCCTCGAATCGATCGACGTCGAGACCTACAAGGAAGAGCTCGCCGTCATCAACGTGGTGCACGCCGACGCGTCGACCCTCGCGGAGCAGGTCTCCGAAATCTACGGCGCGGAGGTCTCCCAGGGGGCCGCCCGTACGCGCCGTGCTGCGCGTCGGCGCAACGACAACAACAATCCCGCCGCCCAGGCGAACAAGCCGCCGGTCCGCATCATCACGGACGAACGCACGAACTCGCTCCTGGTGTTGGCGCCGCGCGCCGCGCTCGTCGAGGTGCGACGCCTGGTGGCGAAGCTCGACGTCCCGGTCACCGGCGGCGGGCGCATCCACGTCTACTACCTGAACAATGCGAACGCCGAGGAGATGGCGGAGACGTTGAGCGGCCTGCTCGGCGGTGGCGGCGGTTCCACCACCACGACCACGAGCAACGGCACGCCGGGCCAGGGCGCCCAGGCGATCCGTACCGCGGTCACCGGCCTGTCCGACGGCATCAACGTCTCGGCCGACCCCGCGACGAACTCGCTGATCATCCAGGCCAGCCTCGAGGGCTTCAACACCCTCGCCGAGGTCATCAAGAAGCTCGACGTCGAGCGCCCCCAGGTCTCGGTCGAAGCCCTGATCATGGAGCTGACCGTCAACGACGACGAGGACATCGGCTTCTCCGGGTTGCTGCAGGCCATCAACGGCGACACGAACCTGGCGATCACCACGGCGACGACAGCTGGTGCCAGTGGCGTGCCGGTCGCGCCGATTGCGAGCGCGGTGGGTGACGGCGCGCTGCCGCTGGTGGGACGCCTCGTCCGCGACTCGCGCGACGTCGACGCCGCCGGGAACCGCGGGGGCAGCGGCACGATCATCGATCAGATCATCAACCTGTCGGCGAGCAACGGCGACGTGAACATCGTCTCGGCGCCCCACATCCTCACCTCGGACAACGAGCAGGCCGAGATCCGCGTCGGCGACAACATCCCGATCATCAGCAGCCGCGTCGAGTCCGCACAAGGCCAGACCGACGGTCTGGCGACGTCGGTGAACGTCGAGCGCCAGGACATCGGGGTGACCCTGCGCGTGACCCCCCAGATCACCGAAGGCGACAGCCTGCGCATGGAGATCTTCCAGGAGATCACCGAGATCAACTCGAACCTCGCCGTCGGCAACGTCAACGACGTGGGTGTCGCGCTGTCGAACCGGCGCATCGAGAACACGGTGGTCGTGCGCGACGGCGAGACCGTCGTGATCGGCGGCCTGCTCTCCGACGTGCTCGACGAGAGCGTCACGAAGGTCCCGTGGCTCGGCGACATCCCGTTCCTCGGCTGGGCCTTCAAGTCGACGAACGAGGAGATCCGCAAGACGAACCTGCTCGTCTTCCTGACGCCGCGCATCGTACGCACGCCCCTCGACCTCGAACACGACACCATCCGCCGCCGCGAGGAGTTCCGCGAGCACTCGACGGGCCGCGCGCTCACCCTCAACGACTCGGAGCTCGACGAAGAGGCCCAGCGGATCGCGCTGGCCCGCGAGCAGGGCGTCCCCTACGAGCCCGACTACCACGACCAGCCGGTTCGGGAACGCCTGGCCAAGCACAGTGCGCGCTACCCCAGCGATCGGATGAAGGAGATCGAACGCGCCCGCGAGGAGAAGGCGGCCGGCGAGGAAGCCGCCGCCGCGAGCCGCGCGTTCGATCGCTACATGCTCCAGGCCGCGATCCTGAGCGACCCCCAGGCGGCCCAGGACCTGCTCACCGATTTGATCGACTCGGGCCACGACGGGACGCTGGTCTCCGCCCAGTTCGGCGACAGCGTGATCTACGAAGTCCACCTCGGTCCCTACGCGACCCTCGACGATGCAAACCGCATCGGCGAAGCGGTCCGGCGCTCCCACGGGCTGGCCCCGGCTGTCCTGATCCGGGACGAGGAAGAAGCGAATGAGTGA